The uncultured Dysgonomonas sp. genome contains the following window.
TGATGGTATATCGTTGAAGGTACTGTCTTCTACACTGAGAGCATTGGAAGAGGACGGATTTATAACACGGACGGTTTATCCGGAAGTTCCTCCGAGAGTTGAATATGAGCTGTCTTCCATTGGCCACGAAATGGTTCCATATATAAAAGAGATATCGGAGTGGGCAATTCGAAATTTCAGGACGAAGCTG
Protein-coding sequences here:
- a CDS encoding helix-turn-helix domain-containing protein, which codes for MAKDFSKKKLCTDRCPLRIVMDRFGDKWSILIIMALSENGIMRFNELSTCIDGISLKVLSSTLRALEEDGFITRTVYPEVPPRVEYELSSIGHEMVPYIKEISEWAIRNFRTKLL